One Algoriphagus sp. Y33 genomic window, TCTGGTCGCTGAAGTTGCGGCAACCTATTATACACTTCTAAAACTTAAAGCAGAACTGGAAGTGGCGGACAGAAACTTGAAACTGAATGAAAACACCTTGAGGATAGTGAAGCTGCAATTTGAAGCCGGAGAAGCTACTTCTCTTGCAATTCAGCAAACTGAATCCCAGAAACTAAAATTTCAGTCGCTGATTCCCCAGATCAAAAGAAACTATAGTATTCAGGAAAATCGTCTCAATTATCTTTTAGGTAGATCGCCGCAAGAAATTGAGATCACCAGTGAGTTGCAAAACACTGACTTTCAGAACACATATAGTACTGGCGTACCGATAGAGCTGATTTCCAACAGGCCTGACATCGCTTCCGCTGAATACGCCCTGATTGAAAGCAATGCCCAGGTAGGAATAGCCCAGGCAATGAAGTACCCTTCTATCAGCATCAGTGCAGGGTTGGGTGTGGATGCTTTTCAGTTGAGCAAACTTGCAAATCCTGTAGAATCTGCCTTTGCACTTCTGAATGGAGCTATTTTTCAACCTGTTTTTATGAACGGAAAATTGAAAAACAACCATAAAAGAGCTTTGGCCTTCAGAGAGATAGCTCAGCTGGACTTCAAAGACAAATTGATCATTGCGGTTAAGGAAGTTTCTGATGCGCTGGTGACTATCGAAAACTTAGAAGAGGAGTACGTGCTTGCAGAAGAGAGAATTCAAACTACCAAGAAAGGAATAATGGATGCTGCTCTGTTGTTCCGCACCGGCTTTGCAAATTACCTAGAAGTCAACACCGCACAAGGTGATGCGCTGGAAAGCGAATTAAATCTGATCGATCTTAAAATGCGCATCCTACTAGCCAATATTGATCTATACAGAAGTTTGGGAGGAGGGTGGCAGTAAGACAGGCCAAGCAGCCGAATTGATAAGAATTTTCTTCGAAATAGCCGACAATTTTCAGAAAACCGCTACATATTGAAATGCGAAGGTCTTAATGGACAAGATCCTCTTTTTAGCCGAATAGAGGACTTGATCAAATAATCGGCAAAAGTCAGTTATTATGTTCCGGTCCGATTAGGTTTCATTGAGTTTTTGGAAAAACACCATCAGGTGATCCTCTCTACTTAAATTCAAGTTATTCTCCTTAACAATATCTTTAGCCAGTGACTGATCTTTCTTATTCAAAGATTTTATGATACTGTTTGTTTTGTTACGCACGGAGGTTACATTTTTATTTGAGTCAATCAGGTAAAAACTCTCTTCAAACACAAATATCTGACCTTGAGAAGGGGAATAGCTGTTTTTAGGCTGGGTCACCAAATCTGAGTAGAACTTTCTAATCAAGGTATATTTTTCACCCTCTGAAATCACATTAACCAACTCGTCAGGTTCTACTCCTTTAACGATATCAAAGCCCTTCTTGAAAAGAAGGCTGGGCAGGATACCTTCTTCACTTGTAGCGACTAATACAGAGGGCCGATGAAGAACAGCATATTCTATGAAATCTTTGTTGAGGTAGATTTTATTGCCCGCCTCGTTTACAACTTCCAGCTCATTGTCGTGTATATTTAGCCGGTAGGCTACATCCTCTTTCAGCCCTGCGTTCAAAGTTTCGATATCTGCCTTTGACCAGTCTGTGAAAAGATAGGGGGAACCATCCACTCCTGTATAGCTAGAGAGTCTGGCTGGAGCTCCGTTCATGTTAATATTCGAAATTTGCGCTACCACCAATTGCGAAATCAGAATGGTGGTTGCTATTAAAAATAGCTTCTTCATTATTGTTTAATAATTCTTTTGTGAAACGTTAAATTATTAGTTTGAATCTGTAATATATATACCCCTCTAGACCCGTTCAAATCAAGCTGCACTTCCAGTTCAGAAATGTTCTTAGTGATTTTTTTCAGAAAACACACTCTTCCAGCCATATCCACTACCTGGAATGTAACAGGTCCTTGATAATCGTTGCTGACGACAATATTCAATGATTTTTCAGTCGGGTTAGGGCCGATGAATATGCCAAATTTGCCTAATTCTATTTCTTGATCGGGTAATGCTGAGATTACTACAGGGTCAGAAATGCTGTTGCACACATCGTTGAAAATTGCCACCCGGTACAATCCATCTTCTGTAACCTCAAAACTTCTCAAGGTTGCACCCAGAATAAGTTCGCCATTTTGGTACCATTGATAGGCACTTCCAGGTTGCTGGGAGGTCAGTACACTGCCATTCACCACGATACTGGGCTGTTGCAAGGCATTTTCTTCAACAACGATGGATTGCTCAATATCCGTAAACCCTTCAGCGTTACTAATCCTCAATGTAACCATATATGTACCTGGAATTTCAAAGACAAAAAATGGGTTTTCCAAGTCAGAAGACCCCATTCCTGCAAAATCCCAAGCATAGGTTGTTATAGCCCCTTCACTTAAATTCTCAAAAGTGACCGCCGCTCCCGCGCATGAATAGAGGGCTTCGAAATTTGCAAAAAGTACATCTTCACAGTTCTGTTCAAGCCAACCGCTTGAAT contains:
- a CDS encoding efflux transporter outer membrane subunit yields the protein MNRLQSIRLLVFLLLAATGCKVGEPYSRPNFDISEEFYGGTSNQDTSSYDSRALTEIRWSAFFDDPNLVSLIDTALSNNLDMQRAIQNIEINMLNFKQSKANMSPSLGITPLALDREYASENFANFGSNRSRNVHDGNPPSTLYTERLSYYTRISSSWEIDLWGKYRWQKDAALASYMQSEEFKKAVQTALVAEVAATYYTLLKLKAELEVADRNLKLNENTLRIVKLQFEAGEATSLAIQQTESQKLKFQSLIPQIKRNYSIQENRLNYLLGRSPQEIEITSELQNTDFQNTYSTGVPIELISNRPDIASAEYALIESNAQVGIAQAMKYPSISISAGLGVDAFQLSKLANPVESAFALLNGAIFQPVFMNGKLKNNHKRALAFREIAQLDFKDKLIIAVKEVSDALVTIENLEEEYVLAEERIQTTKKGIMDAALLFRTGFANYLEVNTAQGDALESELNLIDLKMRILLANIDLYRSLGGGWQ